In Dehalogenimonas etheniformans, one genomic interval encodes:
- a CDS encoding autorepressor SdpR family transcription factor: protein MTESVFKALADPNRRRILKLLAERPMTAGEIAEKFNLAKSTLSGHFTMLKAAELIQEERRGATIVYSLNLSVVEETLAAVMDLFKVNKDKPINWNEIES from the coding sequence ATGACCGAAAGCGTATTTAAAGCCCTAGCCGACCCAAACCGGCGCCGAATATTGAAATTGCTCGCGGAACGGCCGATGACCGCCGGCGAGATTGCGGAAAAATTCAACCTTGCCAAATCAACCCTCTCCGGCCATTTCACCATGCTCAAAGCCGCCGAGTTGATCCAGGAAGAACGACGGGGCGCGACAATCGTCTATTCCTTGAACCTTTCCGTCGTCGAGGAAACGCTGGCGGCGGTGATGGACCTGTTTAAAGTAAATAAAGACAAACCAATTAACTGGAATGAGATTGAATCATGA
- a CDS encoding SdpI family protein, whose translation MKITWRSEALNLLLIAAMFIASAIVYPTAPETVPIHWGINGEPNGYGGRFEGLFLLPLMTLGIYLLLLFLPKIDPKRANYEKFGGVYRIIRILIVVFMAGLHGVIIASIKGVSIDIGMAVMVMVGLMFVVLGNYFGKIKQTWFVGIRTPWTLSSELSWRKTHQLGGKIFVVFGLFLALTGIIQQNWLFFSVFGLFMASIIYLIFYSYQVWKSDPNKTNGTPH comes from the coding sequence ATGAAAATCACATGGCGTTCCGAAGCACTTAATCTATTGTTGATCGCAGCGATGTTCATCGCCTCGGCGATTGTCTATCCAACGGCGCCTGAGACCGTTCCGATCCATTGGGGAATTAACGGTGAACCGAACGGGTATGGCGGTAGGTTCGAAGGTTTGTTTTTGCTGCCATTGATGACATTGGGAATTTACCTGCTCTTGTTATTTTTACCAAAGATCGATCCCAAACGGGCTAACTATGAAAAATTCGGCGGAGTGTACCGCATAATCAGGATCCTCATTGTTGTCTTCATGGCGGGACTCCACGGCGTTATCATCGCTTCGATCAAGGGCGTTTCGATCGATATCGGCATGGCGGTAATGGTGATGGTCGGCCTGATGTTTGTCGTCCTGGGGAACTATTTCGGCAAGATTAAGCAAACGTGGTTTGTGGGTATCCGTACGCCGTGGACATTGAGCAGCGAACTTTCGTGGAGGAAGACTCACCAGCTCGGCGGCAAGATATTCGTTGTTTTCGGCCTGTTTTTGGCCCTGACCGGGATCATCCAGCAAAACTGGTTGTTTTTCTCGGTTTTCGGTCTATTTATGGCGTCGATCATCTACCTGATCTTCTATTCCTACCAGGTTTGGAAGTCCGACCCCAACAAGACAAATGGTACTCCGCACTGA
- the cysS gene encoding cysteine--tRNA ligase: MKISNTLTGRKGDFTPLGDPIKMYVCGITPQSSAHIGHAMSYINFDVIRRYLIYRGYDVRYVQNFTDVDDKIIAKAAPLGITPLTLADRNIAEFLADMAAINIMPATAYPRVTQEIPSIIALVEGLVDKGYGYEVKGSVYFRVNKLSDYGRLSHRTLDQMQAGARIEIGEDKEHPMDFVLWKAAKPGEPSWDSPWGKGRPGWHIECSAMNLKYLGEQIDIHGGGADLIFPHHENEIAQTESFTGKKPFVGYWMHNGLLQLGGEKMSKSIGNLITIKEFLSKNSADALRIFVLGSNYRSPLTFSMEVIEGAEKGAQRLAQAIQAPGGTNQSEFDAGAHRDRFADAMDDDFNTPKALATLFDLARDLNRIDADKGDTSGARSLLRELANVLGLRLETAKTMVDDGKIAASVAEIFKEFGKPSTGWDGDADKAMTDAITLRTELRKAKDFTKADILRKKLEGIGVNLKDTPAGTVWEYRPRT, encoded by the coding sequence ATGAAGATTTCGAACACCCTCACCGGCCGTAAAGGGGATTTTACCCCCCTGGGCGACCCGATCAAGATGTACGTCTGCGGCATCACGCCGCAATCATCAGCCCATATCGGCCATGCCATGAGCTATATCAATTTCGATGTCATCCGACGCTACCTGATTTATCGCGGCTACGACGTCCGGTATGTCCAGAACTTCACCGATGTCGATGACAAGATCATCGCCAAGGCGGCACCTCTTGGGATCACACCGTTAACTCTGGCCGACCGGAATATCGCCGAATTCCTGGCCGATATGGCAGCCATAAATATTATGCCAGCCACTGCCTACCCGAGGGTGACGCAGGAGATCCCGTCTATCATCGCATTGGTCGAAGGGCTGGTCGACAAAGGTTACGGTTACGAGGTCAAAGGCTCCGTTTATTTCCGTGTGAACAAGTTAAGCGACTACGGCAGATTGTCTCATCGTACCCTGGACCAGATGCAGGCCGGCGCCCGAATCGAGATAGGGGAGGACAAAGAACATCCGATGGACTTTGTCCTGTGGAAGGCTGCCAAGCCGGGCGAGCCCTCCTGGGATTCGCCGTGGGGGAAGGGGCGCCCCGGGTGGCACATCGAGTGCTCGGCGATGAATTTGAAGTACCTGGGGGAGCAGATCGACATTCACGGCGGCGGCGCCGACCTCATTTTCCCGCACCACGAAAACGAGATCGCTCAGACTGAGAGTTTTACTGGCAAGAAGCCCTTTGTCGGTTACTGGATGCACAACGGGCTGCTGCAACTCGGCGGCGAAAAGATGAGTAAATCAATCGGCAACCTGATCACCATCAAGGAATTCCTTTCCAAGAATTCCGCGGACGCCCTGCGTATCTTTGTTCTGGGTTCCAACTACCGCAGCCCTCTGACGTTCTCGATGGAAGTCATCGAAGGGGCGGAAAAAGGGGCGCAACGGCTGGCACAGGCCATTCAAGCCCCCGGAGGAACCAATCAGAGTGAATTCGACGCCGGAGCTCATCGCGACCGTTTCGCCGATGCTATGGATGATGATTTCAATACCCCGAAAGCGCTGGCGACTCTGTTTGACCTGGCCCGAGACCTCAACCGCATCGACGCCGATAAAGGTGATACTTCCGGCGCCAGGAGTCTGCTGCGCGAACTCGCCAACGTTCTCGGCTTGCGACTCGAAACGGCAAAAACAATGGTCGATGACGGCAAGATTGCCGCGAGCGTTGCTGAAATCTTCAAAGAGTTCGGTAAACCTTCAACTGGGTGGGATGGGGATGCGGATAAGGCGATGACAGACGCCATCACTCTTCGAACGGAACTGCGCAAGGCTAAGGATTTTACCAAGGCTGACATACTCCGCAAAAAGCTGGAAGGCATCGGTGTCAACCTTAAAGATACTCCCGCGGGTACCGTTTGGGAGTACAGGCCTAGAACTTAA
- a CDS encoding CCA tRNA nucleotidyltransferase gives MDDNENLASRLAEKLPAEILALLRVASAEAAARAWRIYLVGGTVRDIVLDRTGFDLDLSVEGDAIGLANAIAASPNDVTVHHRFNTARVKWGGHHIDLARSREETYTRPGALPTVRPGHIEKDLFRRDFTINAMAVSLNLNDWGRLIDELGGRKDIRQGLIRVIHPKSFVDDATRIWRAVRYEQRLGFCIEPETLKLIDRDRQMLRTITADRLRYELDCILREAFPEKVFRRADDLGLLATWHPSLKGDTWLSEACAKARSPTETPHPDIYLALLAWRLTASQKEEFIASLRFTKAQTRVLRDSETISRNAEKLASPQAKPSSVFAALHGLSGDALTAAKCAMGSDTARLNIDRFENEWRRISSILTGEDLKRLGVSQGPDLKWVLEKLRDLRLDGVISSRGQEETFVLDWLNCKP, from the coding sequence ATGGACGATAACGAAAACTTGGCATCCCGGCTGGCTGAAAAGCTTCCAGCTGAGATTTTAGCCCTTTTGAGGGTTGCCTCGGCGGAAGCGGCGGCAAGAGCCTGGAGAATTTACCTCGTCGGGGGTACGGTACGGGATATCGTTCTCGACCGGACGGGTTTTGACCTGGACCTCTCGGTCGAGGGTGATGCCATTGGATTGGCGAACGCGATCGCAGCTTCTCCCAACGACGTCACCGTTCATCACCGCTTCAATACCGCTCGGGTAAAATGGGGCGGCCATCACATCGATCTGGCACGCAGCAGAGAAGAAACCTACACCAGGCCGGGAGCGCTGCCGACAGTGAGGCCGGGGCATATCGAAAAGGACCTTTTCCGCCGTGATTTTACGATTAACGCGATGGCGGTTTCCCTGAATCTCAACGATTGGGGGCGGCTGATCGATGAACTCGGCGGGCGCAAAGACATCAGGCAGGGATTGATCCGGGTGATTCATCCCAAGAGCTTTGTCGACGACGCCACGCGCATTTGGCGGGCGGTGCGTTACGAACAGCGTCTGGGTTTTTGCATCGAGCCGGAAACCTTGAAGTTGATCGATCGCGACCGGCAAATGCTCCGCACAATCACCGCAGACCGACTTCGCTACGAACTGGATTGTATTCTCAGAGAAGCTTTCCCCGAAAAAGTCTTCAGGCGTGCAGACGACCTCGGATTATTAGCGACCTGGCATCCGTCACTGAAGGGTGACACCTGGCTTTCCGAAGCTTGCGCCAAGGCGCGATCGCCTACCGAAACACCACACCCCGACATTTACCTGGCGCTGCTTGCCTGGCGCTTAACCGCATCGCAAAAGGAAGAATTCATTGCTTCACTGCGTTTTACCAAGGCACAGACCAGGGTCCTAAGGGATAGCGAGACTATTTCCCGTAACGCCGAGAAACTGGCTTCGCCTCAGGCAAAACCTAGCTCTGTGTTTGCTGCTCTCCATGGTTTGTCCGGCGACGCCCTGACTGCCGCAAAATGCGCCATGGGATCCGATACCGCTAGGCTCAATATCGATCGTTTTGAGAATGAATGGAGACGTATTTCATCCATTCTAACCGGCGAAGATCTGAAAAGGTTGGGCGTCAGCCAGGGGCCTGACCTCAAGTGGGTGCTCGAAAAGCTGCGCGATTTGCGGCTCGATGGGGTTATTTCCAGCAGGGGGCAAGAAGAGACTTTCGTCCTTGATTGGTTGAATTGTAAGCCTTAG
- the rsmA gene encoding 16S rRNA (adenine(1518)-N(6)/adenine(1519)-N(6))-dimethyltransferase RsmA yields MTSPTSLMSEARALLERYNLSARKGLGQNFLIDRSILDKIVSAADISRSDTIVEVGPGLGVLTRALAERAGKVIAVELDRGMASLLRETMSGLSNVEIVERDILETKVEDLVNGAGYKVVANLPYYITSPVLRHFLESPHQPQSLVVMVQREVARQVVAKPPEMSLLSIAIQFYAVPRIVSHVSAGAFYPPPKVSSAILKIDVLPKRRLQMDDEAVFFKLARAGFSTRRKQLVNAISSGLDLDKARGSELLLKADIDPKRRAETLTIDNWLKLLQSYKERVV; encoded by the coding sequence ATGACCTCGCCGACATCCCTCATGTCCGAGGCCCGCGCCCTGTTGGAAAGGTACAATCTTTCCGCCAGGAAGGGCCTTGGTCAAAACTTCTTAATCGACCGGAGCATACTGGACAAGATCGTCTCTGCCGCAGATATCTCCCGATCCGATACCATCGTCGAGGTCGGCCCCGGCCTGGGGGTGCTCACCCGCGCCCTCGCTGAGCGTGCCGGCAAAGTCATCGCCGTAGAGCTCGACCGGGGCATGGCTTCCTTGCTCCGTGAAACGATGTCGGGCCTGTCCAATGTCGAGATCGTCGAGCGTGATATCCTCGAAACCAAAGTCGAGGACCTGGTCAATGGGGCGGGCTATAAGGTCGTCGCCAACTTGCCCTATTACATCACCTCTCCAGTCCTGAGGCATTTCCTCGAATCGCCTCATCAGCCGCAGAGTCTCGTGGTTATGGTTCAAAGAGAAGTCGCCCGGCAGGTCGTCGCCAAACCTCCGGAGATGAGCCTGCTGTCCATTGCCATTCAATTCTACGCGGTACCCAGGATCGTGAGCCACGTCTCGGCCGGCGCTTTTTACCCCCCGCCCAAGGTTTCTTCCGCCATATTGAAGATCGATGTCCTGCCCAAGCGCCGGCTTCAGATGGATGACGAGGCAGTCTTCTTCAAGCTAGCCAGAGCAGGTTTCTCGACCCGACGCAAGCAACTGGTCAATGCAATTTCCAGCGGCCTCGACCTCGACAAGGCCAGGGGCTCCGAGTTGCTCTTAAAAGCCGACATCGATCCCAAGCGCCGCGCCGAGACTCTCACTATTGACAACTGGTTAAAACTACTTCAATCGTACAAGGAACGCGTTGTTTAA
- the ltaE gene encoding low-specificity L-threonine aldolase has protein sequence MQIIDLRSDTITHPTQEMRDAMYRAEVGDDVFGEDPTVNRLEALAAEITGKEAAVFTPSGTMSNLIAVLSHTRHGDEIILGDRAHIFLNEAGGAAAIGGVSLRTVPNNSDGTIDIDRIEAAVRGIGNLHWPPSKLLCLENTHNYCGGAVLDVEYTTEAGEAAHRHGLAVHLDGARLFNAAVALGVAPVEICEPVDSVNFCLSKGLSAPIGSVLCGSAEFIARARKFRKMVGGGMRQAGVIAAAGIVCLEHCVDRLEDDHTNAKTLAEGLTKIPGLNVEKPETNIVMIGTPENLPAADFIKKAAAVGVKMISVGPQRVRAVTHRMVNAADIVEAVKRLEKALGHTG, from the coding sequence ATGCAAATTATCGATCTACGGAGTGACACTATAACCCACCCCACGCAGGAAATGCGCGATGCCATGTACCGCGCCGAGGTCGGCGACGATGTTTTCGGGGAAGACCCCACCGTCAACCGGCTTGAAGCATTAGCTGCTGAGATCACCGGCAAGGAAGCCGCTGTGTTCACCCCAAGCGGCACCATGAGTAACCTCATCGCCGTCTTGAGCCACACCCGCCACGGCGACGAGATCATCCTTGGGGACAGGGCCCACATCTTCCTGAACGAAGCCGGTGGTGCCGCAGCCATCGGAGGGGTTTCCTTGCGCACCGTGCCCAACAATTCTGACGGCACCATCGACATCGACCGCATCGAGGCCGCGGTAAGAGGCATCGGCAATCTGCACTGGCCGCCTTCGAAACTCCTGTGTCTGGAAAACACTCACAATTACTGCGGTGGCGCGGTCCTTGATGTCGAATACACCACCGAGGCGGGTGAAGCCGCCCACCGCCACGGCCTCGCCGTCCACCTCGACGGGGCGCGGTTGTTCAACGCTGCTGTTGCCCTGGGTGTCGCACCAGTCGAAATATGCGAGCCGGTCGATTCGGTTAATTTTTGTTTGTCCAAGGGCTTGTCGGCGCCAATCGGATCGGTCCTTTGCGGCAGCGCTGAATTCATCGCCAGGGCGCGGAAATTCCGGAAAATGGTCGGCGGCGGAATGCGCCAGGCAGGAGTCATCGCCGCGGCGGGCATTGTTTGTTTGGAACATTGTGTCGACCGCCTGGAGGATGATCATACCAACGCCAAAACTCTAGCTGAGGGCTTAACGAAGATCCCGGGATTAAACGTTGAAAAGCCCGAGACCAACATTGTCATGATCGGCACCCCGGAAAACCTGCCGGCTGCCGATTTCATCAAAAAGGCAGCGGCTGTCGGAGTGAAAATGATCAGTGTCGGACCGCAGCGGGTACGAGCTGTAACCCACCGCATGGTCAACGCCGCGGATATCGTCGAGGCGGTTAAACGGTTGGAAAAAGCTTTGGGTCATACCGGATGA
- the ispE gene encoding 4-(cytidine 5'-diphospho)-2-C-methyl-D-erythritol kinase codes for MFKLIAPAKINLALEVLGKRPDGYHDIKSIVQTIDLTDELEFSPAKSLDITADLPGWEDSKSLISKAAMLLRERTGCKDGARVFVTKRIPLMSGLGGDSSDGATALKGFNRLWNLGLSDPDLMEIGAILGSDVPFFFLGGTALIESRGEMVIPLNAFPSAWVVLLLPPVKPETGKTARLYKTLKKTDFTGGDKTEKFVRALMEGWEIPPSLLSNAFERPASEIWPEIEEYRWRFLEAGAYRVRLSGAGPVLFSLHRDKGEAERIFDNLKKNNLKCYLAHTVGHVE; via the coding sequence TTGTTTAAACTCATCGCCCCCGCCAAGATCAACCTGGCCCTCGAGGTGCTCGGCAAGCGCCCCGACGGCTACCATGACATTAAAAGCATCGTCCAGACCATCGATTTGACCGACGAATTGGAGTTTAGCCCAGCCAAAAGTCTTGACATCACCGCCGATTTGCCCGGCTGGGAGGATTCTAAAAGCCTGATTTCGAAAGCTGCGATGTTGCTTCGGGAGCGCACTGGGTGTAAAGACGGCGCCAGGGTTTTTGTGACCAAGCGCATTCCTCTGATGTCCGGCCTCGGAGGAGATTCATCGGATGGAGCAACCGCCCTTAAAGGCTTCAATAGGTTATGGAATTTGGGTCTTTCGGACCCTGATCTTATGGAGATCGGCGCCATCCTCGGTTCCGATGTGCCGTTTTTCTTTCTTGGTGGTACCGCCCTCATCGAAAGCCGCGGCGAGATGGTGATCCCCCTGAACGCCTTTCCTTCGGCTTGGGTGGTCCTGCTCTTGCCGCCCGTTAAGCCGGAAACCGGCAAGACAGCCCGCCTTTACAAGACCCTCAAGAAAACCGATTTTACCGGAGGGGATAAAACGGAGAAATTCGTCCGCGCTCTGATGGAGGGTTGGGAAATACCGCCGTCGCTTCTTTCCAATGCGTTCGAAAGGCCAGCCTCAGAAATCTGGCCGGAGATCGAAGAGTACCGCTGGCGGTTTCTGGAAGCAGGCGCATACCGCGTCCGGTTATCCGGCGCCGGCCCGGTTTTGTTCAGCCTTCACCGCGATAAAGGTGAAGCCGAGCGAATTTTTGACAACCTGAAAAAAAACAACCTGAAGTGCTATCTGGCGCATACCGTTGGCCATGTCGAATAA
- a CDS encoding RrF2 family transcriptional regulator produces MKLSARGRHSMEAMFDLAIHYGEGPILIRDVAMRRRISEQYLAQLFIPLRIAGLVRSVRGANGGFVLAKEPAEIRLSEVVKATEGSTAPSECVDDPRVCWKGEHCVTRDIWAEIKKATDNILDAITLKDMVERWRQSGQPEVPEEVI; encoded by the coding sequence TTGAAACTCTCAGCCCGCGGCCGTCACTCCATGGAAGCTATGTTCGATCTGGCGATTCACTACGGAGAAGGGCCCATTTTGATCCGGGATGTTGCCATGCGGCGGCGGATTTCGGAACAATATCTAGCCCAACTTTTTATCCCCCTCCGCATCGCCGGGCTGGTACGCAGTGTGCGCGGCGCCAACGGCGGCTTCGTGTTGGCCAAGGAACCCGCGGAAATCCGGCTGTCCGAAGTTGTAAAAGCCACCGAAGGCTCGACGGCTCCTTCCGAATGTGTAGATGATCCCAGGGTCTGCTGGAAGGGCGAACACTGCGTAACCCGAGACATTTGGGCTGAGATTAAAAAAGCCACCGATAATATTCTTGATGCGATCACGCTGAAGGACATGGTCGAACGCTGGCGGCAAAGCGGCCAGCCGGAAGTGCCGGAAGAGGTCATTTAA
- a CDS encoding FmdB family zinc ribbon protein produces MPIYDYKCRACGCVSELLVSYTGKCADFSCTACGSSDLEKQQSIPVVLSRCNPGGKTCCGADDRSEAGCGSGGGGCCGGHH; encoded by the coding sequence ATGCCGATCTACGATTACAAGTGCCGCGCTTGCGGCTGCGTTTCAGAATTGCTAGTAAGTTATACCGGAAAGTGCGCCGATTTCAGCTGCACCGCCTGCGGCAGCTCAGACCTGGAAAAGCAGCAATCGATTCCTGTGGTGCTGAGCCGCTGCAATCCGGGCGGGAAAACCTGCTGCGGCGCGGACGACCGAAGTGAGGCAGGATGCGGTAGTGGTGGCGGCGGCTGCTGCGGTGGCCACCACTAG
- the nifS gene encoding cysteine desulfurase NifS translates to MKRSYLDYAATTPVAPEVLDAMLPYFHDFPGNPSAIYAEGQQARQAVETARVSLARLINARPDEILFLSGGTEADNMALSGILNANGCGGSHIVTTAIEHHAVLETCYSLEKKGTSVTILPVDSQGLLDPLEVARAIRPDTSVVSVILANNEIGTVQRLPEISRITREKGVYLHTDAVQAVGRVPVDVQALGVDLLSISAHKLYGPKGIGALYVRKGTRISPILWGGGQERGKRSGTENVPGIVGLGKAAELAAASITSEVERLSKLRDRLIAGLLATVPETRLNGHPTQRLPNNANFSFDYVEGESVCLNLDLAGISASPGSACSSTSTAPSHVLLALGLPQHQAFGSLRLSLGRWTTGEDIERVLEVLPGIVARLRAMSPIWTRK, encoded by the coding sequence ATGAAACGCAGTTATCTAGACTACGCCGCCACCACGCCGGTAGCCCCGGAAGTCCTTGATGCCATGCTGCCGTACTTCCACGATTTTCCCGGCAACCCTTCCGCCATTTACGCCGAAGGACAGCAGGCTCGGCAGGCTGTCGAGACCGCCCGGGTCTCGCTCGCCAGGCTGATTAACGCCCGCCCTGACGAGATTCTTTTTCTCAGCGGCGGCACTGAAGCCGACAACATGGCGTTATCCGGCATCCTGAATGCCAACGGATGCGGAGGCAGCCATATCGTTACAACCGCCATCGAGCATCATGCCGTACTTGAGACCTGTTATTCCCTGGAAAAGAAAGGTACTTCTGTCACCATTCTCCCTGTCGATTCACAGGGCCTTCTGGATCCGCTCGAGGTGGCCAGGGCTATCCGCCCCGACACATCTGTCGTTTCCGTCATTCTTGCCAACAACGAAATCGGAACGGTTCAGCGCCTCCCGGAAATTTCCAGGATCACCCGTGAAAAGGGCGTTTATCTCCACACCGATGCAGTTCAAGCGGTCGGCCGCGTTCCCGTCGACGTTCAGGCACTCGGGGTGGACCTTCTCAGCATTTCAGCCCACAAGCTATACGGCCCCAAAGGTATAGGCGCCCTTTACGTTCGAAAAGGCACCCGAATCTCGCCGATTCTGTGGGGTGGCGGCCAGGAGCGAGGCAAACGTTCAGGCACCGAAAATGTTCCTGGCATCGTCGGACTGGGCAAAGCCGCTGAATTGGCAGCGGCTTCCATAACCTCCGAGGTCGAACGACTTTCGAAGTTACGCGATCGACTCATCGCCGGCCTGCTGGCAACGGTGCCTGAAACCCGTCTTAACGGCCACCCCACCCAACGCCTGCCGAACAATGCTAACTTTTCTTTCGATTATGTCGAAGGTGAGAGCGTTTGCCTCAACCTGGACCTGGCCGGTATCTCGGCTTCGCCCGGCTCGGCCTGTTCTTCAACGAGCACAGCGCCCTCCCACGTGCTACTTGCTCTCGGCCTGCCCCAGCATCAGGCGTTCGGCTCTCTGCGCCTGTCTCTGGGTCGTTGGACCACCGGAGAAGATATCGAGCGGGTGCTTGAGGTCCTGCCGGGGATAGTTGCCCGGCTGAGAGCAATGTCTCCCATCTGGACCAGGAAGTAG
- the ispD gene encoding 2-C-methyl-D-erythritol 4-phosphate cytidylyltransferase encodes MFNGQRVAAIIAAAGRSERMQGVDKIFTLLGNRPVLTRTVYPFECHPLIDRIVVVINPDRVAAAEKLASYEKWRKVTDIVPGGERRQDSVMKALDRLENDVEWVIIHDGARPLVRMAQIGDGLDAAGETGAAVCAVPVTDTIKQASASGIVESTLVREKLFAVQTPQVFRYEIIRRAYESSAETAVTDDASLVENLGIPVKVFHGSYGNIKITTPESLATAEMLWRRSGD; translated from the coding sequence ATGTTTAACGGACAACGGGTCGCCGCTATTATCGCCGCTGCAGGCCGAAGCGAGCGAATGCAGGGCGTGGACAAGATCTTCACGTTACTGGGCAACCGGCCGGTCCTGACCCGAACGGTCTATCCGTTCGAATGCCATCCCTTGATAGATCGAATCGTCGTGGTCATCAACCCCGACCGGGTTGCCGCCGCGGAAAAACTGGCCTCTTACGAAAAATGGCGAAAGGTTACCGATATCGTCCCTGGCGGCGAACGGCGACAGGACTCGGTGATGAAGGCGCTGGACCGGCTGGAGAACGACGTTGAATGGGTGATCATCCACGACGGAGCACGCCCGCTAGTGCGCATGGCCCAGATCGGCGATGGTCTCGACGCAGCCGGGGAAACCGGCGCCGCCGTTTGTGCGGTTCCAGTGACCGATACTATCAAGCAGGCATCGGCATCAGGTATTGTCGAATCCACCCTGGTCCGCGAGAAGCTCTTTGCCGTTCAAACTCCCCAGGTTTTCCGCTATGAAATTATCCGCAGGGCTTATGAATCTTCAGCCGAAACAGCTGTAACTGACGATGCTTCGCTGGTGGAGAATCTCGGTATTCCGGTTAAGGTGTTTCATGGTTCATATGGTAATATCAAAATAACAACTCCGGAAAGCCTAGCCACCGCCGAAATGCTATGGCGGAGAAGCGGAGACTAG
- the ispF gene encoding 2-C-methyl-D-erythritol 2,4-cyclodiphosphate synthase, with protein sequence MKTGIGYDVHRLAPNQKLVLGGVEIPWSHGLIGWSDADVLIHAVMDALLGAAGLGDIGVHFPPGDPQYKGISSLKLLAKVNGMLNAGGWKVGNVDAVIVAEQPKLRPNVAAMCQNIASALGLDPSSINVKASTSEELGFVGREEGMVAWATALIER encoded by the coding sequence ATCAAAACCGGAATCGGTTACGACGTGCACCGCCTGGCTCCAAACCAAAAGCTGGTGCTGGGGGGCGTTGAAATCCCGTGGAGCCACGGCCTCATCGGCTGGAGCGATGCCGACGTGCTGATCCACGCCGTAATGGATGCACTGCTCGGTGCAGCAGGGTTAGGCGACATCGGCGTCCATTTTCCGCCGGGCGATCCTCAATACAAGGGCATCTCCAGCTTGAAACTTCTCGCAAAAGTCAACGGAATGCTGAATGCGGGAGGCTGGAAGGTCGGCAACGTCGATGCAGTCATCGTCGCCGAACAACCGAAACTGCGGCCAAACGTCGCCGCCATGTGCCAGAATATTGCCAGTGCGTTGGGTCTCGATCCGAGTTCGATCAACGTGAAGGCGAGCACTTCCGAGGAATTGGGATTCGTCGGACGTGAAGAAGGCATGGTTGCCTGGGCAACGGCGCTGATCGAAAGGTAG
- a CDS encoding NifB/NifX family molybdenum-iron cluster-binding protein, with the protein MKIAIASDDGLNLSQHFGRATYYIVYTIENDKVVSKEVREKVGHHSFIESPDAKSCHDHGQHGEHGMDTESQNKHKSMLSAAEDCEYIVAGHMGGGAFHSMMEKGIEPLLTNIKDPDEVIQAILEDRFQNEMDRLH; encoded by the coding sequence ATGAAAATCGCTATCGCCTCCGATGACGGCTTGAACCTAAGTCAGCATTTCGGCCGGGCGACGTATTACATCGTTTATACAATAGAAAACGACAAGGTCGTCTCGAAAGAGGTGCGGGAAAAAGTAGGGCATCATTCGTTTATCGAGAGCCCCGATGCCAAGTCCTGCCACGACCACGGCCAGCACGGCGAACACGGCATGGACACCGAGTCACAGAACAAGCATAAGTCTATGCTGAGTGCTGCCGAGGATTGCGAGTATATTGTCGCAGGGCACATGGGGGGCGGCGCTTTCCATTCGATGATGGAGAAGGGGATCGAACCGCTGCTCACCAACATCAAGGACCCTGACGAAGTCATCCAAGCGATCCTCGAAGACCGTTTCCAGAACGAAATGGATAGACTGCACTAG
- a CDS encoding protease inhibitor I42 family protein codes for MLWLVFPLLALTLVLGACATPNADAATNPPTTTGDTENNSYMPPLDNPSKTIRVEYLYDELAVQKHITYDVVIEKSGSLIVTFGSNPSTGYAWQKAVTSNSNISSEYTCQFVAPPSGMVGAAGKQVWTFKTLQPGNTTINFSYSQSWQGGVQNEWTLALNVTVK; via the coding sequence ATGCTATGGCTAGTATTTCCATTACTCGCATTAACACTGGTCCTGGGCGCCTGCGCGACGCCAAACGCCGATGCCGCAACAAACCCTCCGACAACTACTGGCGATACCGAAAATAACAGCTATATGCCGCCGCTAGACAACCCCTCAAAGACGATCAGAGTCGAGTATCTGTATGACGAACTTGCGGTCCAAAAACACATCACCTACGATGTAGTTATCGAAAAGAGTGGTTCACTGATCGTGACTTTTGGTTCCAATCCGAGCACCGGATATGCCTGGCAGAAAGCCGTTACAAGCAATAGCAACATCTCATCTGAATATACTTGCCAGTTCGTAGCGCCGCCGAGCGGGATGGTGGGAGCGGCGGGGAAACAAGTCTGGACGTTCAAGACACTTCAACCCGGCAATACGACGATCAATTTCAGCTATAGCCAGTCGTGGCAGGGCGGCGTTCAGAATGAATGGACGCTGGCGCTCAACGTAACGGTCAAATAA